The sequence CTCTACCTCGCGCTGGCGCCCTATGGCGGCAATATCGAGGGGGTGCGGGCGGCGAGCCTCGCCTGGTTCGGCAAGGAGCCGCGCCGGCTGACGCTGGCCGAGGCGGCGCTGCTGGTCGCGCTGCCGCAGGCACCGGAGGCGCGCCGGCCCGACCGGCACCCCGAGCGCGCCGACCGCGCCCGCGACAAGGTGCTCGCACGGCTCGCCGAGGCGGGGCTGTTCGGCGCGCCGGAGGCCGAGTTCGCCCGCCGCGCGCCGTTGCAGGCGCGGCGGGTCGACATGCCCATGCTGGCCGCCCATGCGGCCGAGGCGGCCCGGCGCGAGCGGCCGGCGCTGCGGGTCCATCGCCTCGCCATCGACGCGGTGGCTCAGGCAAGGCTGGAGGAACTGGCCGGCGAGCGGGTGCGCGAACTCGGGCCCGGCGTGTCGCTCGCGCTGGTGATGGTGGAGAACGCCAGCGGCGAGGTGCTCGCCCGGGTCAGCGGCGCCGATCCGCTCGACGCCGCCCGGGCCGGCGCGGTCGACCTGACGCGGGCCCAGCGCTCGCCGGGCTCGACGCTCAAGCCGTTCATCTACGGGCTCGCCTTCGAGGACGGCCTCGCCCATCCCGAGACGCTGATCGAGGACCGGCCGGCGCGTTTCGGCGCCTATCGCCCGCGCAATTTCGACCGGGACTATCAGGGCACCGTGTCGGTGAAGCAGGCGCTGCAATTGTCGCTGAACGTGCCGGCGGTGGTGCTGTTGCAGGCGGTCGGCCCGCAGCGCCTCGCCAGCCGGCTTGGCCAGTCCGGATTCGCGCTGAAGCTGCCGCCCGGCGAGGTGCCGGGGCTGGCGGTCGGGCTCGGCGGGGCGGGGATCAGCCTCGACGCGCTGGCCGGGCTCTATGCGGGCGTGGCGGATGGCGGGGTGGCGCATCCGCTGCGCGAGCGCCTCGACAGTCCGGCGACAGGAGGGGAGGGCACGCGCCGGCTCATGAGCGAGGTTGCCGCCTGGTATCTGGTGCAGACGCTTGCCGGCACGCCGGCGCCGCGTAATGAGCGCGCGGGGCGGATCGCCTTCAAGACCGGCACGTCCTTCGGCTACCGCGACGCCTGGGCGGTCGGTTTCGACGGACGCTGGACGGTGGCGGTGTGGGTGGGCCGGCCTGACGGTCAGCCGGTGCCCGGCATGATCGGGCGCGAGGCGGCCGCGCCCATCCTGTTCGATGCGTTCGCGCGGCTGGTCACGAAGCCGGTGCCGTTCGGCCCGGCGCCGCGTGAGGCCATCCTCGCGCGAAACGCCGAACTGCCGCCGCCGCTGCGGCGTTTCGGCCGGATGGCGGGCCAGATCGGCACTGGCGAAGGGCCCCGCATCGCGTTTCCGCCGGACGGGGCCAGCCTCGAGCGCGAAGCGGGCGAGCCGCTGGCGCTGAAAGTGAGCGGCGGCGTGGGCCGCCTGACCGTCTTTGTCGACGGCGTTCCGGCCGGCGAGCCCGCCAGTGCCGCCACATTATTCTGGCGGCCGGCGGGCACGGGGTTCGTTCGCCTGACCGTGATGGACGCTGCGGGATCTTCCGACAGCGTCACTCTTCGTATTCGCGAACCGGCCGGCGTTCCGGCCGGGACGATCAGCGGCCGCTGACGGCGGCGCGGGCGATGTCCTGACGGGTCAGGCCACGCTTGGCGAGGGCGGCGTCCGAAAGGCGGGACAGGGCCTCGTAGCGCTGGGCGATCTGACGGCCTTCGCTGACGGCTTCGAAGAAAGCGGAAACGCCTTCGACGACGCGCGAAAAGAAGTCCGGCGAGGTGTGGCGGGAAAGAGTAACAGTGCTCATCTGAGCCTCCATCGGTATTCTGTATGCCACGAATATAGCCCCCATTTCGCGTTGCGGAAGGTGAAATGCTGCATGGCAGCACTGAATCCGGCGCATGGGTGGAAAGGGGCTGAATCGGCCGATAGCGGCTCAAAAGGAGGAATAAAGGTAATATGTAGCCGTAGACTTGCGCTGGATGCATTATCCGGGGGTGAAACCAGCGTCTGAGGTATGTCTAAATCAGAGGTGGTTTCAGCCGCCCTTGCCGGCAATGGCGGCGTGGATGGCGTGGCAGTGCCGGACGAGATTGGCCTGTCCGGCCACGAAGCCGCGCAGCGGCGTGTCGATCTCATAGAACAGGATGTTGGCGAGGAAGCCGTATATGGCCGCGTCGATGCTGGTCGGGCGGGGGCCGAACACATAGCCCTCGGCGGGGACCAGCCGCGCCAGCACGGCCAGATCGGCCAGCCCGCGCGCATAGGCGGCCTCCGGCGCGTAGCGGCCGATGCCCTGGTAGTGATAGCGCTGCGCGTTGTAGTCGCGCGCCTGCTGCAGCAACTCGTCGGTCAGCTCAGGATGCTCGCGGCGCATGGCGGCCGTGAAGGCGGGCCAGAACGCCGGGTCCTTCCAGCGCGAGAACGACATCACCCAGTAGAGGTCGTCGAGCAGGCGCGTCACCAGCAGCGCCGTGTCGCGCTGGGCCTGCGTCAGCTCGGCATCGAGCTGCACGCCATGCCGGCGCACGAGATGGGCGATGATCGTCTCGCTGTCGCCGATGGTCTCGCCATCGTCGACGATATAGGGCAGTTGCCCGCGCGGCGCGGTCGAGGTGTCGACGACGTGGCGGTGTTCGAAGGGCACCCCGGCCAGCCGGAGAAAGGCGAAGATCTTCAGGCCGTAGCCGTTGTTGTCGGCGACGCCGAACAGTTCGGGATAGGAGTAGAGCGTGATCATGGCCGGGCCCTTCCCGTTCGCTGTGCCGAGGGCCTTTGGTGCCGTTGGAACCGCCGGCGGTCAAGCGGCGCACGTGCGGGGCGCGACGGGCGCACGGCCCGCGTCGGCGGAGGCATCCGGCCGCACCGGCGGTCCGGCCGGGCCGGGGTTGAACGGTGCCGCCGTGCACTGTCATGGAAACTATGCACGAGGGGGTAGACCGCGCCCGTCGCAGGCGCTATATCCCCCGCGTTCGCCGCCGGGATCGCACGACCGGCCGCCGGGTATGTGAAGCCAAGATCTTTGCTTGTGTTTCCAATACCTTCGGTGGGGGATAGTTTAACGGTAGAACTGCGGACTCTGACTCCGTTAGTCCAGGTTCGAATCCTGGTCCCCCAGCCAACCATCTTGCCGGCATCGCCAATTCGCCGGCACTGCCCATCCCCGGAAATGCCCAGACGCGCCGTTGCGGCGGTCATGCCGGCGGTGTGTTCGGGCGGACCGGACTGTTGCGTCAATGCGCAAGGTCCCCGCCCTTCGCCGCGCGCACGGCGTTCGCCGCCTGTGCTGCGGTCATCCCTCTCGCGCCGGCAAGGATGATGTGCACGACAAGTGGCGGCGGGCGTTTCCCGCTTCCGCCGCGCCGGCTCCGATCGCACTATCGACCTGCGGGAACGAGCGGCGATATGAAGGTTGCCGGGGCAGGCGCCGACTCAGGAGGGCGGGCGAATGCCGCGTGGCAAGCGGCGCGTGTGAGGTTTCGGACGGGCGACAAGCCGCGTCGGGTGAAATGACAAGGGCAGGCCTCCGATGGAGAGGAAGAACAAGACCGCGTTCGTGACGGGCGCAACAGGCTTCATTGGCCGTCATCTCGTGGCGCGTCTCCTCAATGAGGGTTGGCAGGTCGTGGCGCTGGTGCGCAGTGCCGACCATGGTCTGGCCGGCGATGGCGTGAGCGTCGTGAGCGGCGACGTTCGTGATGCCGAGGCTGTCCGGCGCGGCTCGGCCGGCGCGGATGTCTTCTTCCATCTGGCCGGGCAGGCATCCGTCGGCGCTGCGGACGAGGCGCCCGCCGAGGCGATACAAATCAACGTCACCGGCACGTTGAACGCCGCAGAAGCCTGTCGGGCCAATGGCATTCGTCGTCTTGTCCATGTGTCCACCATGCATGTGTTCGGCCCGCCCCCGGCTGTCCCCGCCGACAATGAGCGGCCCTTCAACCCGCAAAGCGCCTATGCCTCGGCCAAGCTGGCGGCGGAACGCCTGGCGCTGGCGCAGGGGCGCGCCGCCGGCTTCGACGTCGTCGTGCTGCGTCCGTCGAATGTCTTCGGCCCGGGCCAGTCGCCGCCGGCGGTCGTCGCGGAGTTCGTCGCCCTGGCTGCGCAGGAACGGCCCATCGAGGCCGCCCAGCCGGACGTTCGACGCAGCTTCCTCTACGTGGAGGATCTCATCGACGCCCTGGTCTGTGCGGCGGGCGATCCCGCCGCCGGCGGACTGGCCTTCAATCTGGAGGCGCCCGGAAGCCTGTCGATCGGCGAACTCGCCGGAATGATCGAGACCACCGCCCGATCAATGGCGAGGTCGCCGGACAAGCCTGCCGTTCCACCCGTCCGCAATCTTCCTGCGCTGAAGGACTGGTCGCCCCGCATATCCGTCGAGGACGGGGTGCGCCGGACCCTGTGGGCGAAGACCCGTCCCCAATGGGTCGCGGGCGAGGGGCCCGCGCCGCGGGTTTCGATCGTCATCCCGGTCTATAATGGCGGCGACTATCTCGCCGAGGCCATCGACAGCGCGCTCTGCCAGACCTACCCGAACCTCGAGGTCGTCGTCGTCAATGACGGGTCGTCGGATGGCGGCGCGACGGCGGCCATCGCGGCCGCCTATGGCGACAGGATACGCTACTTCGAAAAGGAAAACGGGGGCGTCGCCAGCGCCCTCAACGTCGCCATTCGCGAGATGGACGGCGAGCTGTTCAGCTGGCTGAGCCATGACGATCTCTACCACCCGACCAAGGTGGCGGCGCAGGTCGACGCCTACCTCGGCTTCGGCAGCCCCTGCCTCGTCTTCTGCGACTACGAGCATGTCTCGGAGACGCTCGAACACCTTTTCACCAGCAATCTCGCTCCCCAACGGCTCGACGAGAGGCCGCTGAACGGTCTGTTCGGCGGCGTGTATAATGGCTGCACCTTCCTGATCCCGCGCGATGTTCTCGTCGAGATGGAAGGCTTCCGCGAGGGCCTGCCGACGACGCAGGACTATGAGCTCTGGTTCCGGATCGCCGGGCGCCTGCCCTTCGTCTACGTGCCGCAGGCTCTCGTGAGGCAGCGCATCCACCCCGCCCAGGGGTCACGTCACATCGGCCATCTCTACGAGTCGGGCCGGCTGATGATGTACATGGTGGACCAGACCCCGCTGCGGGTGATGGAACTCTATGACGGCTCGGCGGAGCGCTTCCTCATCCGGGTGGCGAGCCAGCTGGCGCAATCGCACTACACGGCGCCCGGTGCCGCCTATGCCTCGTTCCGGGCGCGGCAGGCCCTGTTGCGGCATCCGCACCAGATCGTTCTCGTCCTCGCGGAGGGAGCGCTCGCCGGCACGCTGGCCGCCATTGCGCGCCACCAGACGCGGTTTCTTCAGCAGGAATGGCTGATCGTCACGCCCGAGCCGATCGACGGCATCGAGCGCCCGCCCCATGTGGCGATGCTCCACCGGGCGCCGGCGGAGATACCCGAGACCGTGACCGGCGTTGCCGCGCTCGCCAGCCGGGATCTCGTCTATGTCGCCTCGGTGGTGCCGAGCGACGGCGTGCTGCTCTCCCTCGTCGAGGATCTTGTTCTCCGCGGCGCGGCGATGGTCGAGGATACGGCCCCCTCCGGCAGCGCGGGGCCGCAGGGCTGGTTGCTGCGGAGGTCGGTGCACCCGGCGTCCATCCCCGCCGAGATGGCACAGACGCGGGTATCGCCGGCATTTCCCCGCGAGGTGGAGGCGACGCCGGGCGGCATTGTTCTGCCGCCGCCCATCACGGCAAAGGCTCTCGATCGGCTGGCGCGCCCGCTCTCCCGGCTTGTGCTCGATGCGGGACTTCGGCTGTGCCGCCTGCCACCGCTCCGCTCGTTGGGTATCCGGTTCGTTCGTCGGGCTCTCCGTAGGGCACGGCTTGGTCAGGTCCTCGATGTGCAGTGGTATCGAGATACATATCTCGGCGGCAAGGGCTCCAGCCGCGTGGTCTGGCGCGACTATCTCACCTCGGGCTGGCGCGACGGGCGCGCGCCGAATGGCTGGTTCGACCCGGCGTTCTATGTCCAGCAACTGGACGGGGAGGATCGCAACGACCCGCCGCTGATCCACTATCTCGCCAAGGGCGCTCGGGCGGGGCTGGCCCCGCATCCGGTGTTCCAGCTCAATCGTTTCGAGCCGTCGGCCTATATTCCGCCTCCCAGGGGCGCAAGCCTGGGGACCCGGCGCCGGTTCCGCGATGCCGGCGAACGGCAGGCGACAGCGATGCTCACGGAGGCGTTCCGGGAGGACCGTCCCACGATCCTTCTCGTGGTGCATTGCTGGGGCGGGGGAACCTTTACCCATACGCGCGAGCTGTCGTCGGCGCTGGCCCGGCACGCCAATGTGCTCTTCCTCTATGGCGGGGCCGAACAGCCCTTCGTCCTCTCGCCGAAGGCGACCTATCCGGCGGAGGGGCTGGCCTTCGACACGCAAAGCGAGATTCCCGATCTCGTGCGGTTGCTCCGCGCGATCGGCATCGACCATGTCGACGTGCACCACGCCGGCGGCTTCGAGGCGGCACTGGAGCCCGTGCTGGCCGGGTTGGGAACGGCCTTCGACCTGACGCTGGTCGACTACCAGATGATCGCGACCCAGCCTTATCTGACAGGTGCGGACGGGCGCTTCGTGGGGGATGGCGCGCCCGCTCGCGCCCTGCTGCGCGACGAGGTTGTGCCGCTGTACCGGAAGGCGGCGCGGCGGATCGCGATCTCCCGGGACATGGCCCAGCGGCTGCGCACGCTGCGCCCGGAATTCGACGTCGTCTGCGCCGCCCATTGGGGCCGCCCGCCGATCGAGCGCCGCGAAGTGTTCATTCCGAAATTCTGGTGGGACGAACCGCTGCGGGTCCTCGTCTTCGGGCCGATGAACCCGCACAAGGGCCGGGATATCCTGATCCGGGCGGCCGAGGAGGTAACGGCGCGGGGATTGCCGATCGAGTTTCACGTGCTCGGCGATTCCGCGACGACCGCTCGCCTGCCGGCCGTCGACTCGCTGTTCGAGCATGGGTGGTTCTCCGCAGCCACGCTGCTTGAGCGGCTCGGCAGCATCGCGCCGCATGTCGCCTGGTACCCCGCCCAGGTGCCGGAAACCTGGTGCTACGCGCTCGACGACGGCATGATCGCGTCGATGCCGATTGTCGCCAACGCGCTGGGCGCCCTGACGGAGCGGTGCTACGGCCGCCCCGCGACCTGGATGCTGCCCCCCGACTGCGACGCGGCCACGGTGGCCGACCTGCTCGCGGAACTGAGGCGTCGCGTGCTCGACATGCCGCCCGTCTGGCAGCCCGTCGACGGACTGCCGGCGGCCGATAGCTTCTATTTCGACGCCTATCTGGCGCCGGCCCGGCAGAAATGGCGGGAACGGCGAGGGGTGGAGCGGCTTCCGTAGCCGGCTAGCGCCGGCGGCCGGAGCCTGCTGCCGTCGCGCTTCCGTGCGGTCTCAGGCGGGAACGGACGGGGCGAGGCGGGCACCGCGCCGATAGGCGCGTGTAAGCGGAATATGGAGCAGTTCGCCGGCGGTGATGGCCGCCAGCCCGTCCTCGGCCTCCAAAATCCCGCGCGCGGCGGCGTCAGATGGGGGCTTTGCCCGCAAGGCGTGCCGACGCATCAGAATGCCGGCGCCGGGCAGGCCCGAAGGGGAGGTCGGAAACAGCTGGACGGAGGCGGAGGGGCGATGCGTCCCGATCGGGGCTCCCGCACCGTCGGCGCTCTCCCAGTCCACGCAGGTTCCGATGGCTCCGGGAGCGGCGTCCAGCGCCGCCACCGCCTCGGCGACGAGGTCGGGATGCCAGAGGTCGCCATCGGACAGGATGCCGATCAGCTCCCCGCAGGTCTCGGCGATGCCCCGTTCTATCGCCGCGGCCGCGCCGTGGCCGGCGCCGCGAACCGGGCGCACGGCTCGGCCGAAGGCGCGCACCACATCCCGCACGCCGTCGGCGAGGGGCGATCCGTCGGCGACCACCACGATGTCGATATCCGCATAGCTCTGCCGCATCAGGCTCGCCAGCGTGGCGGTGAGCGCGTGCGGGCGGTCATGGCTCACGACGACGAGCGACACACGGGGCGCGCCTGCGGGCCTCGCGGGACGCCAGGCCTCGCCCAGCGGCGCCAGGAGAGGGAGCTTCGCCGCGATCGCCTCAGCGGCGGCAGCGGATTCGGCGCGCTCCTCCTCGGCCGATTCGTGGGAGGCGCCGTAGACGTCCGCCATGAAGCCCGGCCTCGGCGCCGGAAAGGGGGTGTCGCGCAGGGACTTCCGAAGCGCGCGGGCGCGGTCGGGGTAGTGGGCGAGGATATCCGCGAGCTTGTCTGCGGCATCCCCGGTGTCGTCGGGGTTCATCATCGGCGGGCATATGCCGGGATGACGCTCCTGCAGGAACACGCTGGCGCCTGTCCGTTCCGAGAGCAGAACCGGGCAGCCGCTCAGGGTCGCCTCCAGCGCGACGTAGTTGAACGTGTCCGTGCGCGAGGGGATGACGACCACCGAGCGGCCGGAGAAGACATCTGCGCGCAGGGCCTCGTCGGACAGCCTGCCGACATACTCGGCTTCGACTCCGAGCGTTCGCGCCTGTGCCAGCACGTGCTCCGACCAGAGCTGCTGCGGCGACCATTCATTGTCGGGGCCGGTCAGCAGGCATCGGCCGTACTGTGCGCGCGGAACCTGCGCCATCAGCTCGATGAAGAGATCGGGCCCCTTGGCCCGGTCGAGGCGGCCGACATACCAGATGTCCGGCGGCCCCTCGCCGGGAGGCATCGCGTCCGGCGGCGGGAAGGTCTCGATCGTGTCGTGCATGTCGAGCGGTAGTATCGGCAGTTCCGTCGGCCACGTCTGATGCAGTCCGATGTCGGAGATCGTGTACCGGATGTCGGCGGCATTCATCGAACGGCGCTCGGCCGCCTCGATGGCGGAGATCGTCTCCAGATCACGTTCGAAATCATAGGCGTTCCGGCTGCTCACGCTCATCCATCCGAGCAGCGACAGCGCGATGGCGCCTGTCGAGATGCCGAAGGCCGAGAATACCGGACGGATGAGATGGGCGGCCGGAAGGAAGGAGGGGATGTCGACGACGTCGAACCGCGCCCCCTGAATGGCGACGGCGACACCGGCGATCAGCCGCCTGTAGTGAACCGTGGTCCAGTGCCCCTCATGGTCGCCGGGCCAGGCATGCCAGCCACCTTCGATGTCCTGGAAGGCGAATGGATGGGCATTGGCCGGCAACCTGCCCGCGCGCTTCGAGATCAGGTCGGGGCCACGAGAAGGATAGAAGAATTCACTGCCGGGATTGCGCTCGATGATCCGCCGGTAGAATACCTGCCCGCCACCGATGGTGTTGTAGAAATCGAAATCGAGAATCAATACTCGCACGGGATACCCAAGGTTGATTTCTCTATCCTGTTGATAAATAAGCGATGCCGGTGAATCTGTCGAGCGTTGCGCGCGGATGCGTGCCCGTCTAAGAAACGCCGCGACCATCTGGAGCCGACGCCGCCGTGCGCAAACCGCTGATCGTTTTCGATGGTCAGGAAAACCTGTTCGGACGGGCCCTGTTCTGCGTCTCGTCGCTTTATTTCGCCGAGCCGTGGTTCCCGCTCGTCACGGTCCGCTTCATCGACATAGAGAACCCGGACGTGTTGACGGCGCTGGCGGCCGCGCGCTGGGATCTCGGCATCGGGATCGAGGCGTGGGAACGGTCACGATCCTGCCTGACGTCGCCGCTGGCCGGCGCCACGGTCTATGCCGGCGTGGCCTATCGCTCGGCGGCCGGGATGCGGCTGGATGAAGCACGGGCCGGCGGGGTCGCTCCGGTGGTCATGCTTCAGCACCCGGACGCGGAGTGGTTGTCGGCATCGGCGCTGCTGCACGCGGAAATGGCCTTCGATCCGCGTCGTTTCGCCGATCACCTCGGCGCCATGGTGAAGATGCTGTCATGACGGAAGCCGTGCCGCGCGCGTCGACGGAGCTTCAATCCCGTCCCGACACCATTCTCGTCGTCGCCATGCCCAACAGCGTGCACACCGCGCGCTGGCTGAACATGGTGCGCACGCCGCATCTGCGCTTTGTGCTGCTGCCAATCTTCCGGTATCCCCTCAACGAAACGTTGCGCGACTGGAGGCCGGTCGCGACAGCGCGGGATGTCGCGGAACTCGGTGCCGGCGATGTCGGCGTGTTCGATCCCCCCGTCCAGTTCGACCATGCCGCCATCGTGGCGAATGAGCGTATCGGCTACCAGACCTGGATGCCGCACTTCATGGGCACCGGGATTGCCTTCGCCCAGCCGCTGCATCTCATGGAGGCGGTTCGCCGCTTCAGGCCCGCGCTGGTCCACTCGCTGGAAGTGCAGATGGCGGGCTATCTGTGTCTGGCGGGCAAGACGCATTTCGCCGGCGAGTTTCCGCCGTGGCTGCTCTCGAACTGGGGCAGCGACACCTATCTGTACCGGAAGCTCGAAGACCATCAGCCGAGATTGCAGCAGGTGGCGCGGTCCATCGACGCCTATCTCGCGGAGTGTCGCCGCGATTGCGCAGCCCTGAAGCAGATGGGCTTCGACGGCATCCTTCTGCCGCCGGTGCCGGCCTCGGGCGGCATGGATATCGAGCATCTCGCGGCGACCATGGACCTGCCCGCGCCCTCCACCCGCCGGGAGATACTGGTGAAGGGCTATCATGGCTGGTCGGGCCGGGCGCTGCACATTCTGGCGGCCATCCGCATGGCCGCGCCCGCGCTGCGTGGCTTCACGATCCGTGTCATTCACGCGCCGCAGGAAGTTCATGCCGTCGCGCTGCGGCTTGCCGCCGAGACGGGTCTCGATATCGTCAACGACCCCTATCTGGCCTCCCACGAAGATGCGCTCAGGCGGGTCGCCCGCGCGCGCATGACGATCGGCTGCGGCATCTCCGACGGGATCTCCACCACCTTGCTGGAGGCGATGATGGTCGGCAGCTTCCCGATCCAGTCGAACACCTCGTGCGGCGAGGAATGGGTGGAGAACGGGCGGACGGGAATTCTCTATTCGCCGCACGACATCGCGGCCCTTGCACAGGCGATCGAGCGCGCGGCGAGCGACGACGCGCTGGTCGACGCGGCGGCGTCTACGAACCGGCGAACGGTCGAGGAGCGCTGGAATGTCGGCATCAACGGGCCGGCGATGGTCCAGCGCTACCGGGTTCTGATCGACACCTTCGCCGCGCGGGCTCGCGCATGAACCCGTCGGCGTCCGAGCGGGCGGAAGCCTCGATCATCGTCCCGGGAGCGGCCGACGGCGCCGGAATCGTCGCCACGGTTCGCGCCCTGCTGGGGCAGAGCGTGGCGGTCGAGGTGATCGCGGTCTGCGACGCCGACGGCGCGCGGGCCTTGCAGGACGCGCCGCAACTGGGCGGCTCGCCCCTCCTCGTCATCGTGCCGGTGCCTTCCGGCAGCCCGCTGGCGGAACAGGTCGTCGCGGGCTGGGAGCAGGTGCGCGGCACCTATCTTGGCGTCGTGTGCGCGGGCACCAGGCTGCATCCGCGTCACGTCGAGCTGATGCTGGCGGCGGCCGGCGAGCAGCCTTCGGCCGGCGGCGTCTGCATCCGGGACCCGGCCTCCGCCGCTCTTCCGGGCAGTTGGGTCCGGCCGGACGCTGTCCGTCTTCAGGGATTCGCGCCCCTGCTCGCGGGCACGCTGGTTGCCGAAAGCCTGCTGGCGCGTGTGACGACGCTTCGCGCCTGCGGCGGTCCGTTGGCCGACTCGGGCGAGGGCTGCCTGTTCGATCTCGCCTTCCGTCTGGCGATGGAGGCGGGGCTGGGCCCTGTCGATCTGCCCGCACTGACGCGGCCGACCTTCCACGTTCCGCCGATGGATGCGGCGGGATCGGACGCGCTGCTGGCCCGCCGGCTGGCGGAGGCCGCGGAGCGCGGCCGGCTGGAGACTCCCGTCCTGTTCGAACTGCACGCCGCGACGCGGTCATGGCCGCTCACCCATCGCGCGGCGTGTGAAGCGGTCGATGCCGCCGTGGCGCGGCTGTCGGTGGCTGTGGGCGTCCTCGGCGTCCCGCCGGGCGGTGCCGATGGCCGTGGGATCGAGCGCTCCGGGGTGCGCCTCGTCCCTCTCGGCCGTCGCACGTCGCCGCTCGATGCGCTGAAATCGCTGGCGGAACAGGCGCCGGGTACGGACTATTTGTTGCTCGCGGAGATGGCTCCTCCGGACTCGGACAGCCTCGCCGGCCTGCTCCTGCGCAGCGAGGCGGCGGGGATGGACGCCTGCCTCCCGGTGGCGGATGACGGCCTGCTGCATCCCGCCCCGGCGAAAGGCCTGATCGTCGGAACGCTCTTCCGGGCCCGGACCCTTGCCGGCGTGCTGGCGTCGGGTGGGTTTGCCGACGAATTGGGCTTCTGGGCGCGATTCGCACGCGTCGGCGTCATCGACGCCCTCGACATCGCCGCGCCGACTCCGCTCGCAGCCGGCGAGGGCGCCTTCGTCCTGCTGGCGCCCCACAACGGCATGGGCGTGGAGACGGCACGCCGGAAGCGCGGGCGGCTGCGGCGATTCATGCGCCGATGGACGAGCGCCAAGGCCTACAGGGAGGCCTTCGGCCGGCTCGCG comes from Ancylobacter sp. TS-1 and encodes:
- the pbpC gene encoding penicillin-binding protein 1C, giving the protein MRAGLRRGAGFVVLGAMLAAGGTTAWLAGVRAAAPPAPSPALSVEVLDRDGRLLRPFALKDGRWRLKAETGEVDRRYLDMLVAYEDRRFWQHGGVDPLALLRAAGQMLAHGRIVSGGSTLTMQVARLLEPREGGGTLAKIGAKLSEMRRAIELEARLSKREILGLYLALAPYGGNIEGVRAASLAWFGKEPRRLTLAEAALLVALPQAPEARRPDRHPERADRARDKVLARLAEAGLFGAPEAEFARRAPLQARRVDMPMLAAHAAEAARRERPALRVHRLAIDAVAQARLEELAGERVRELGPGVSLALVMVENASGEVLARVSGADPLDAARAGAVDLTRAQRSPGSTLKPFIYGLAFEDGLAHPETLIEDRPARFGAYRPRNFDRDYQGTVSVKQALQLSLNVPAVVLLQAVGPQRLASRLGQSGFALKLPPGEVPGLAVGLGGAGISLDALAGLYAGVADGGVAHPLRERLDSPATGGEGTRRLMSEVAAWYLVQTLAGTPAPRNERAGRIAFKTGTSFGYRDAWAVGFDGRWTVAVWVGRPDGQPVPGMIGREAAAPILFDAFARLVTKPVPFGPAPREAILARNAELPPPLRRFGRMAGQIGTGEGPRIAFPPDGASLEREAGEPLALKVSGGVGRLTVFVDGVPAGEPASAATLFWRPAGTGFVRLTVMDAAGSSDSVTLRIREPAGVPAGTISGR
- a CDS encoding DUF1127 domain-containing protein, coding for MSTVTLSRHTSPDFFSRVVEGVSAFFEAVSEGRQIAQRYEALSRLSDAALAKRGLTRQDIARAAVSGR
- a CDS encoding glutathione S-transferase family protein, with amino-acid sequence MITLYSYPELFGVADNNGYGLKIFAFLRLAGVPFEHRHVVDTSTAPRGQLPYIVDDGETIGDSETIIAHLVRRHGVQLDAELTQAQRDTALLVTRLLDDLYWVMSFSRWKDPAFWPAFTAAMRREHPELTDELLQQARDYNAQRYHYQGIGRYAPEAAYARGLADLAVLARLVPAEGYVFGPRPTSIDAAIYGFLANILFYEIDTPLRGFVAGQANLVRHCHAIHAAIAGKGG
- a CDS encoding NAD-dependent epimerase/dehydratase family protein, with product MTGATGFIGRHLVARLLNEGWQVVALVRSADHGLAGDGVSVVSGDVRDAEAVRRGSAGADVFFHLAGQASVGAADEAPAEAIQINVTGTLNAAEACRANGIRRLVHVSTMHVFGPPPAVPADNERPFNPQSAYASAKLAAERLALAQGRAAGFDVVVLRPSNVFGPGQSPPAVVAEFVALAAQERPIEAAQPDVRRSFLYVEDLIDALVCAAGDPAAGGLAFNLEAPGSLSIGELAGMIETTARSMARSPDKPAVPPVRNLPALKDWSPRISVEDGVRRTLWAKTRPQWVAGEGPAPRVSIVIPVYNGGDYLAEAIDSALCQTYPNLEVVVVNDGSSDGGATAAIAAAYGDRIRYFEKENGGVASALNVAIREMDGELFSWLSHDDLYHPTKVAAQVDAYLGFGSPCLVFCDYEHVSETLEHLFTSNLAPQRLDERPLNGLFGGVYNGCTFLIPRDVLVEMEGFREGLPTTQDYELWFRIAGRLPFVYVPQALVRQRIHPAQGSRHIGHLYESGRLMMYMVDQTPLRVMELYDGSAERFLIRVASQLAQSHYTAPGAAYASFRARQALLRHPHQIVLVLAEGALAGTLAAIARHQTRFLQQEWLIVTPEPIDGIERPPHVAMLHRAPAEIPETVTGVAALASRDLVYVASVVPSDGVLLSLVEDLVLRGAAMVEDTAPSGSAGPQGWLLRRSVHPASIPAEMAQTRVSPAFPREVEATPGGIVLPPPITAKALDRLARPLSRLVLDAGLRLCRLPPLRSLGIRFVRRALRRARLGQVLDVQWYRDTYLGGKGSSRVVWRDYLTSGWRDGRAPNGWFDPAFYVQQLDGEDRNDPPLIHYLAKGARAGLAPHPVFQLNRFEPSAYIPPPRGASLGTRRRFRDAGERQATAMLTEAFREDRPTILLVVHCWGGGTFTHTRELSSALARHANVLFLYGGAEQPFVLSPKATYPAEGLAFDTQSEIPDLVRLLRAIGIDHVDVHHAGGFEAALEPVLAGLGTAFDLTLVDYQMIATQPYLTGADGRFVGDGAPARALLRDEVVPLYRKAARRIAISRDMAQRLRTLRPEFDVVCAAHWGRPPIERREVFIPKFWWDEPLRVLVFGPMNPHKGRDILIRAAEEVTARGLPIEFHVLGDSATTARLPAVDSLFEHGWFSAATLLERLGSIAPHVAWYPAQVPETWCYALDDGMIASMPIVANALGALTERCYGRPATWMLPPDCDAATVADLLAELRRRVLDMPPVWQPVDGLPAADSFYFDAYLAPARQKWRERRGVERLP
- a CDS encoding glycosyltransferase, whose product is MVAAFLRRARIRAQRSTDSPASLIYQQDREINLGYPVRVLILDFDFYNTIGGGQVFYRRIIERNPGSEFFYPSRGPDLISKRAGRLPANAHPFAFQDIEGGWHAWPGDHEGHWTTVHYRRLIAGVAVAIQGARFDVVDIPSFLPAAHLIRPVFSAFGISTGAIALSLLGWMSVSSRNAYDFERDLETISAIEAAERRSMNAADIRYTISDIGLHQTWPTELPILPLDMHDTIETFPPPDAMPPGEGPPDIWYVGRLDRAKGPDLFIELMAQVPRAQYGRCLLTGPDNEWSPQQLWSEHVLAQARTLGVEAEYVGRLSDEALRADVFSGRSVVVIPSRTDTFNYVALEATLSGCPVLLSERTGASVFLQERHPGICPPMMNPDDTGDAADKLADILAHYPDRARALRKSLRDTPFPAPRPGFMADVYGASHESAEEERAESAAAAEAIAAKLPLLAPLGEAWRPARPAGAPRVSLVVVSHDRPHALTATLASLMRQSYADIDIVVVADGSPLADGVRDVVRAFGRAVRPVRGAGHGAAAAIERGIAETCGELIGILSDGDLWHPDLVAEAVAALDAAPGAIGTCVDWESADGAGAPIGTHRPSASVQLFPTSPSGLPGAGILMRRHALRAKPPSDAAARGILEAEDGLAAITAGELLHIPLTRAYRRGARLAPSVPA